A portion of the Macaca mulatta isolate MMU2019108-1 chromosome 2, T2T-MMU8v2.0, whole genome shotgun sequence genome contains these proteins:
- the DALRD3 gene encoding DALR anticodon-binding domain-containing protein 3 isoform X2, with the protein MATRRLGVGETLGALNAALGPGSPVWIKETRTRHLRSRDFLAPHRALQARFDDGQVPEHLLHALACLQGPGVAPVLRCAPTPAGLSLQLQRPAVFERVLSAVAAYATPALPALPGQRVLLHCPALRSSPCALRLSQLRTVLVADHLARALRAHGVCVRLVPAVQDPHMLTFLQQLRVDWPAASERASSHTLRSHALEEVTSAHDGRTLSPGILGRLCLKELVEEQGRTAGYDSNLANCLVTEDLLSVLAELQEALWHWPEDSHPGLAGSPDTGTDSCLVVHVVSCEEEFQQQKLDLLWQKLVDKAPLRQKHLICGPVKVAGAPGPLMTAPEYYKFRHAQVCKASALKHGGDLAQDPAWTEIFGVLSVATIKFEMLSTAPQSQLFLALADKNISTKGTKSGTFVMYNCARLATLFESYKCSMEQGLYPTFPPVSSLDFSLLHDEVSVPPGSWHKGSLDFPSQHLSPPQGEWLLLFNNILPFPDLLSQTAMLDCTAPGLHITARTEMMCKFLVQLSMDFSSYYNRVHILGEPRPHRFGQMFVRLQLLRAVREVLHTGLAMLGLPPLSHI; encoded by the exons ATGGCGACCAGGCGCCTTGGGGTTGGGGAGACGCTGGGGGCCCTCAACGCGGCCCTGGGGCCTGGCAGTCCGGTATGGATCAAGGAGACGCGCACCCGCCACCTGCGTTCCCGAGACTTTCTGGCACCGCACCGCGCGCTGCAGGCGCGCTTCGATGACGGCCAG GTACCCGAGCATTTGCTCCATGCCCTCGCCTGCCTGCAGGGTCCCGGCGTGGCCCCGGTGCTGCGCTGCGCGCCGACTCCCGCGGGTCTGTCTCTCCAACTGCAGCGGCCCGCGGTCTTCGAGCGCGTCCTCAGCGCCGTGGCCGCCTATGCCACGCCCGCCTTGCCTGCCTTGCCGGGCCAGCGCGTCTTACTACACTGCCCAGCCCTGCGCAGCTCCCCTTGCGCACTCCGCTTGAGCCAGCTGCGTACGGTGCTCGTGGCTGATCACCTGGCGCGAGCTCTGCGCGCTCACGG GGTGTGCGTGCGCCTAGTGCCAGCTGTGCAGGATCCGCACATGCTGACCTTCCTGCAGCAACTGCGGGTGGACTGGCCCGCTGCCTCGGAGAGAGCTTCCTCCCACACCCTGAGGAGCCACGCCCTTGAAGAAGTTACCTCTGCTCATGACGGGAGGACACTGTCCCCTGGCATCCTAGGCAGACTGTGTCTGAAGGAGTTGGTGGAAGAACAGGGCCGCACAGCTGGCTATGACTCCAACCTGGCCAACTGTCTGG TGACTGAGGATCTCCTGTCTGtgctagctgagctgcaggaggCTCTATGGCATTGGCCAGAGGACAGCCACCCAGGCCTG GCTGGGTCCCCAGATACTGGTACAGACAGCTGCCTGGTTGTACATGTTGTTAGCTGTGAGGAGGAGTTCCAGCAACAGAAGTTGGACCTGCTTTGGCAGAAGTTGGTTGACAAGGCTCCACTCAGACAG AAGCACCTGATCTGTGGCCCTGTGAAAGTAGCTGGTGCACCTGGCCCTCTGATGACTGCCCCTGAGTACTACAA GTTCCGGCATGCCCAGGTGTGCAAGGCCTCAGCACTGAAGCATGGTGGGGATCTGGCCCAAG ATCCAGCCTGGACAGAGATCTTTGGTGTTCTCTCTGTGGCCACCATCAAGTTTGAGATGCTGAGCACAGCCCCACAGAGTCAG CTCTTCCTGGCTCTGGCTGACAAGAACATCTCCACAAAGGGCACAAAGAGTGGCACCTTTGTCATGTATAATTGTGCCCGTCTTGCCACACTCTTTGAGAGTTACAAGTGTAGTATGGAACAAGGTCTGTACCCCACTTTTCCTCCTGTGAGCAGTCTGGACTTCTCACTACTACATGATGAGGTGAGTGTCCCTCCCGGTAGCTGGCACAAAGGAAGCCTGGACTTCCCCTCCCAGCACCTTTCTCCCCCACAGGGTGAGTGGTTGTTGCTCTTCAACAATATCCTCCCCTTTCCGGATCTGCTGAGCCAGACAGCAATGCTGGACTGCACAGCCCCAGGGCTCCACATCACTGCACGCACAGAGATG ATGTGCAAGTTCCTGGTACAGCTCAGCATGGATTTCAGCTCCTACTACAACCGAGTACACATCCTAGGG GAGCCTCGACCACACCGCTTTGGTCAGATGTTCGTCCGCCTGCAGCTTCTGAGGGCTGTGCGTGAGGTGCTCCATACTGGCCTGGCTATGCTGGGTCTCCCTCCACTGAGCCACATCTGA
- the DALRD3 gene encoding DALR anticodon-binding domain-containing protein 3 isoform X1 has translation MATRRLGVGETLGALNAALGPGSPVWIKETRTRHLRSRDFLAPHRALQARFDDGQVPEHLLHALACLQGPGVAPVLRCAPTPAGLSLQLQRPAVFERVLSAVAAYATPALPALPGQRVLLHCPALRSSPCALRLSQLRTVLVADHLARALRAHGVCVRLVPAVQDPHMLTFLQQLRVDWPAASERASSHTLRSHALEEVTSAHDGRTLSPGILGRLCLKELVEEQGRTAGYDSNLANCLVTEDLLSVLAELQEALWHWPEDSHPGLAGSPDTGTDSCLVVHVVSCEEEFQQQKLDLLWQKLVDKAPLRQKHLICGPVKVAGAPGPLMTAPEYYKFRHAQVCKASALKHGGDLAQDPAWTEIFGVLSVATIKFEMLSTAPQSQLFLALADKNISTKGTKSGTFVMYNCARLATLFESYKCSMEQGLYPTFPPVSSLDFSLLHDEVMVVALQQYPPLSGSAEPDSNAGLHSPRAPHHCTHRDDVQVPGTAQHGFQLLLQPSTHPRGERTAKTGLGHAERYRVKTKEAEDETSRPLLFQEPRPHRFGQMFVRLQLLRAVREVLHTGLAMLGLPPLSHI, from the exons ATGGCGACCAGGCGCCTTGGGGTTGGGGAGACGCTGGGGGCCCTCAACGCGGCCCTGGGGCCTGGCAGTCCGGTATGGATCAAGGAGACGCGCACCCGCCACCTGCGTTCCCGAGACTTTCTGGCACCGCACCGCGCGCTGCAGGCGCGCTTCGATGACGGCCAG GTACCCGAGCATTTGCTCCATGCCCTCGCCTGCCTGCAGGGTCCCGGCGTGGCCCCGGTGCTGCGCTGCGCGCCGACTCCCGCGGGTCTGTCTCTCCAACTGCAGCGGCCCGCGGTCTTCGAGCGCGTCCTCAGCGCCGTGGCCGCCTATGCCACGCCCGCCTTGCCTGCCTTGCCGGGCCAGCGCGTCTTACTACACTGCCCAGCCCTGCGCAGCTCCCCTTGCGCACTCCGCTTGAGCCAGCTGCGTACGGTGCTCGTGGCTGATCACCTGGCGCGAGCTCTGCGCGCTCACGG GGTGTGCGTGCGCCTAGTGCCAGCTGTGCAGGATCCGCACATGCTGACCTTCCTGCAGCAACTGCGGGTGGACTGGCCCGCTGCCTCGGAGAGAGCTTCCTCCCACACCCTGAGGAGCCACGCCCTTGAAGAAGTTACCTCTGCTCATGACGGGAGGACACTGTCCCCTGGCATCCTAGGCAGACTGTGTCTGAAGGAGTTGGTGGAAGAACAGGGCCGCACAGCTGGCTATGACTCCAACCTGGCCAACTGTCTGG TGACTGAGGATCTCCTGTCTGtgctagctgagctgcaggaggCTCTATGGCATTGGCCAGAGGACAGCCACCCAGGCCTG GCTGGGTCCCCAGATACTGGTACAGACAGCTGCCTGGTTGTACATGTTGTTAGCTGTGAGGAGGAGTTCCAGCAACAGAAGTTGGACCTGCTTTGGCAGAAGTTGGTTGACAAGGCTCCACTCAGACAG AAGCACCTGATCTGTGGCCCTGTGAAAGTAGCTGGTGCACCTGGCCCTCTGATGACTGCCCCTGAGTACTACAA GTTCCGGCATGCCCAGGTGTGCAAGGCCTCAGCACTGAAGCATGGTGGGGATCTGGCCCAAG ATCCAGCCTGGACAGAGATCTTTGGTGTTCTCTCTGTGGCCACCATCAAGTTTGAGATGCTGAGCACAGCCCCACAGAGTCAG CTCTTCCTGGCTCTGGCTGACAAGAACATCTCCACAAAGGGCACAAAGAGTGGCACCTTTGTCATGTATAATTGTGCCCGTCTTGCCACACTCTTTGAGAGTTACAAGTGTAGTATGGAACAAGGTCTGTACCCCACTTTTCCTCCTGTGAGCAGTCTGGACTTCTCACTACTACATGATGAGGTGA TGGTTGTTGCTCTTCAACAATATCCTCCCCTTTCCGGATCTGCTGAGCCAGACAGCAATGCTGGACTGCACAGCCCCAGGGCTCCACATCACTGCACGCACAGAGATG ATGTGCAAGTTCCTGGTACAGCTCAGCATGGATTTCAGCTCCTACTACAACCGAGTACACATCCTAGGGGTGAGCGCACAGCAAAAACGGGTTTGGGACATGCAGAGAGGTACAGGGTAAAGACAAAGGAAGCAGAGGATGAGACCAGTAGGCCCCTTCTCTTTCAGGAGCCTCGACCACACCGCTTTGGTCAGATGTTCGTCCGCCTGCAGCTTCTGAGGGCTGTGCGTGAGGTGCTCCATACTGGCCTGGCTATGCTGGGTCTCCCTCCACTGAGCCACATCTGA
- the DALRD3 gene encoding DALR anticodon-binding domain-containing protein 3 isoform X5: MATRRLGVGETLGALNAALGPGSPVWIKETRTRHLRSRDFLAPHRALQARFDDGQVPEHLLHALACLQGPGVAPVLRCAPTPAGLSLQLQRPAVFERVLSAVAAYATPALPALPGQRVLLHCPALRSSPCALRLSQLRTVLVADHLARALRAHGVCVRLVPAVQDPHMLTFLQQLRVDWPAASERASSHTLRSHALEEVTSAHDGRTLSPGILGRLCLKELVEEQGRTAGYDSNLANCLVTEDLLSVLAELQEALWHWPEDSHPGLAGSPDTGTDSCLVVHVVSCEEEFQQQKLDLLWQKLVDKAPLRQKHLICGPVKVAGAPGPLMTAPEYYKFRHAQVCKASALKHGGDLAQDPAWTEIFGVLSVATIKFEMLSTAPQSQGEWLLLFNNILPFPDLLSQTAMLDCTAPGLHITARTEMMCKFLVQLSMDFSSYYNRVHILGEPRPHRFGQMFVRLQLLRAVREVLHTGLAMLGLPPLSHI, from the exons ATGGCGACCAGGCGCCTTGGGGTTGGGGAGACGCTGGGGGCCCTCAACGCGGCCCTGGGGCCTGGCAGTCCGGTATGGATCAAGGAGACGCGCACCCGCCACCTGCGTTCCCGAGACTTTCTGGCACCGCACCGCGCGCTGCAGGCGCGCTTCGATGACGGCCAG GTACCCGAGCATTTGCTCCATGCCCTCGCCTGCCTGCAGGGTCCCGGCGTGGCCCCGGTGCTGCGCTGCGCGCCGACTCCCGCGGGTCTGTCTCTCCAACTGCAGCGGCCCGCGGTCTTCGAGCGCGTCCTCAGCGCCGTGGCCGCCTATGCCACGCCCGCCTTGCCTGCCTTGCCGGGCCAGCGCGTCTTACTACACTGCCCAGCCCTGCGCAGCTCCCCTTGCGCACTCCGCTTGAGCCAGCTGCGTACGGTGCTCGTGGCTGATCACCTGGCGCGAGCTCTGCGCGCTCACGG GGTGTGCGTGCGCCTAGTGCCAGCTGTGCAGGATCCGCACATGCTGACCTTCCTGCAGCAACTGCGGGTGGACTGGCCCGCTGCCTCGGAGAGAGCTTCCTCCCACACCCTGAGGAGCCACGCCCTTGAAGAAGTTACCTCTGCTCATGACGGGAGGACACTGTCCCCTGGCATCCTAGGCAGACTGTGTCTGAAGGAGTTGGTGGAAGAACAGGGCCGCACAGCTGGCTATGACTCCAACCTGGCCAACTGTCTGG TGACTGAGGATCTCCTGTCTGtgctagctgagctgcaggaggCTCTATGGCATTGGCCAGAGGACAGCCACCCAGGCCTG GCTGGGTCCCCAGATACTGGTACAGACAGCTGCCTGGTTGTACATGTTGTTAGCTGTGAGGAGGAGTTCCAGCAACAGAAGTTGGACCTGCTTTGGCAGAAGTTGGTTGACAAGGCTCCACTCAGACAG AAGCACCTGATCTGTGGCCCTGTGAAAGTAGCTGGTGCACCTGGCCCTCTGATGACTGCCCCTGAGTACTACAA GTTCCGGCATGCCCAGGTGTGCAAGGCCTCAGCACTGAAGCATGGTGGGGATCTGGCCCAAG ATCCAGCCTGGACAGAGATCTTTGGTGTTCTCTCTGTGGCCACCATCAAGTTTGAGATGCTGAGCACAGCCCCACAGAGTCAG GGTGAGTGGTTGTTGCTCTTCAACAATATCCTCCCCTTTCCGGATCTGCTGAGCCAGACAGCAATGCTGGACTGCACAGCCCCAGGGCTCCACATCACTGCACGCACAGAGATG ATGTGCAAGTTCCTGGTACAGCTCAGCATGGATTTCAGCTCCTACTACAACCGAGTACACATCCTAGGG GAGCCTCGACCACACCGCTTTGGTCAGATGTTCGTCCGCCTGCAGCTTCTGAGGGCTGTGCGTGAGGTGCTCCATACTGGCCTGGCTATGCTGGGTCTCCCTCCACTGAGCCACATCTGA
- the DALRD3 gene encoding DALR anticodon-binding domain-containing protein 3 isoform X3 produces MATRRLGVGETLGALNAALGPGSPVWIKETRTRHLRSRDFLAPHRALQARFDDGQVPEHLLHALACLQGPGVAPVLRCAPTPAGLSLQLQRPAVFERVLSAVAAYATPALPALPGQRVLLHCPALRSSPCALRLSQLRTVLVADHLARALRAHGVCVRLVPAVQDPHMLTFLQQLRVDWPAASERASSHTLRSHALEEVTSAHDGRTLSPGILGRLCLKELVEEQGRTAGYDSNLANCLVTEDLLSVLAELQEALWHWPEDSHPGLAGSPDTGTDSCLVVHVVSCEEEFQQQKLDLLWQKLVDKAPLRQKHLICGPVKVAGAPGPLMTAPEYYKFRHAQVCKASALKHGGDLAQDPAWTEIFGVLSVATIKFEMLSTAPQSQLFLALADKNISTKGTKSGTFVMYNCARLATLFESYKCSMEQGLYPTFPPVSSLDFSLLHDEGEWLLLFNNILPFPDLLSQTAMLDCTAPGLHITARTEMMCKFLVQLSMDFSSYYNRVHILGEPRPHRFGQMFVRLQLLRAVREVLHTGLAMLGLPPLSHI; encoded by the exons ATGGCGACCAGGCGCCTTGGGGTTGGGGAGACGCTGGGGGCCCTCAACGCGGCCCTGGGGCCTGGCAGTCCGGTATGGATCAAGGAGACGCGCACCCGCCACCTGCGTTCCCGAGACTTTCTGGCACCGCACCGCGCGCTGCAGGCGCGCTTCGATGACGGCCAG GTACCCGAGCATTTGCTCCATGCCCTCGCCTGCCTGCAGGGTCCCGGCGTGGCCCCGGTGCTGCGCTGCGCGCCGACTCCCGCGGGTCTGTCTCTCCAACTGCAGCGGCCCGCGGTCTTCGAGCGCGTCCTCAGCGCCGTGGCCGCCTATGCCACGCCCGCCTTGCCTGCCTTGCCGGGCCAGCGCGTCTTACTACACTGCCCAGCCCTGCGCAGCTCCCCTTGCGCACTCCGCTTGAGCCAGCTGCGTACGGTGCTCGTGGCTGATCACCTGGCGCGAGCTCTGCGCGCTCACGG GGTGTGCGTGCGCCTAGTGCCAGCTGTGCAGGATCCGCACATGCTGACCTTCCTGCAGCAACTGCGGGTGGACTGGCCCGCTGCCTCGGAGAGAGCTTCCTCCCACACCCTGAGGAGCCACGCCCTTGAAGAAGTTACCTCTGCTCATGACGGGAGGACACTGTCCCCTGGCATCCTAGGCAGACTGTGTCTGAAGGAGTTGGTGGAAGAACAGGGCCGCACAGCTGGCTATGACTCCAACCTGGCCAACTGTCTGG TGACTGAGGATCTCCTGTCTGtgctagctgagctgcaggaggCTCTATGGCATTGGCCAGAGGACAGCCACCCAGGCCTG GCTGGGTCCCCAGATACTGGTACAGACAGCTGCCTGGTTGTACATGTTGTTAGCTGTGAGGAGGAGTTCCAGCAACAGAAGTTGGACCTGCTTTGGCAGAAGTTGGTTGACAAGGCTCCACTCAGACAG AAGCACCTGATCTGTGGCCCTGTGAAAGTAGCTGGTGCACCTGGCCCTCTGATGACTGCCCCTGAGTACTACAA GTTCCGGCATGCCCAGGTGTGCAAGGCCTCAGCACTGAAGCATGGTGGGGATCTGGCCCAAG ATCCAGCCTGGACAGAGATCTTTGGTGTTCTCTCTGTGGCCACCATCAAGTTTGAGATGCTGAGCACAGCCCCACAGAGTCAG CTCTTCCTGGCTCTGGCTGACAAGAACATCTCCACAAAGGGCACAAAGAGTGGCACCTTTGTCATGTATAATTGTGCCCGTCTTGCCACACTCTTTGAGAGTTACAAGTGTAGTATGGAACAAGGTCTGTACCCCACTTTTCCTCCTGTGAGCAGTCTGGACTTCTCACTACTACATGATGAG GGTGAGTGGTTGTTGCTCTTCAACAATATCCTCCCCTTTCCGGATCTGCTGAGCCAGACAGCAATGCTGGACTGCACAGCCCCAGGGCTCCACATCACTGCACGCACAGAGATG ATGTGCAAGTTCCTGGTACAGCTCAGCATGGATTTCAGCTCCTACTACAACCGAGTACACATCCTAGGG GAGCCTCGACCACACCGCTTTGGTCAGATGTTCGTCCGCCTGCAGCTTCTGAGGGCTGTGCGTGAGGTGCTCCATACTGGCCTGGCTATGCTGGGTCTCCCTCCACTGAGCCACATCTGA
- the DALRD3 gene encoding DALR anticodon-binding domain-containing protein 3 isoform X4, whose translation MATRRLGVGETLGALNAALGPGSPVWIKETRTRHLRSRDFLAPHRALQARFDDGQVPEHLLHALACLQGPGVAPVLRCAPTPAGLSLQLQRPAVFERVLSAVAAYATPALPALPGQRVLLHCPALRSSPCALRLSQLRTVLVADHLARALRAHGVCVRLVPAVQDPHMLTFLQQLRVDWPAASERASSHTLRSHALEEVTSAHDGRTLSPGILGRLCLKELVEEQGRTAGYDSNLANCLVTEDLLSVLAELQEALWHWPEDSHPGLAGSPDTGTDSCLVVHVVSCEEEFQQQKLDLLWQKLVDKAPLRQKHLICGPVKVAGAPGPLMTAPEYYKFRHAQVCKASALKHGGDLAQDPAWTEIFGVLSVATIKFEMLSTAPQSQLFLALADKNISTKGTKSGTFVMYNCARLATLFESYKCSMEQGLYPTFPPVSSLDFSLLHDEVMVVALQQYPPLSGSAEPDSNAGLHSPRAPHHCTHRDDVQVPGTAQHGFQLLLQPSTHPRGASTTPLWSDVRPPAASEGCA comes from the exons ATGGCGACCAGGCGCCTTGGGGTTGGGGAGACGCTGGGGGCCCTCAACGCGGCCCTGGGGCCTGGCAGTCCGGTATGGATCAAGGAGACGCGCACCCGCCACCTGCGTTCCCGAGACTTTCTGGCACCGCACCGCGCGCTGCAGGCGCGCTTCGATGACGGCCAG GTACCCGAGCATTTGCTCCATGCCCTCGCCTGCCTGCAGGGTCCCGGCGTGGCCCCGGTGCTGCGCTGCGCGCCGACTCCCGCGGGTCTGTCTCTCCAACTGCAGCGGCCCGCGGTCTTCGAGCGCGTCCTCAGCGCCGTGGCCGCCTATGCCACGCCCGCCTTGCCTGCCTTGCCGGGCCAGCGCGTCTTACTACACTGCCCAGCCCTGCGCAGCTCCCCTTGCGCACTCCGCTTGAGCCAGCTGCGTACGGTGCTCGTGGCTGATCACCTGGCGCGAGCTCTGCGCGCTCACGG GGTGTGCGTGCGCCTAGTGCCAGCTGTGCAGGATCCGCACATGCTGACCTTCCTGCAGCAACTGCGGGTGGACTGGCCCGCTGCCTCGGAGAGAGCTTCCTCCCACACCCTGAGGAGCCACGCCCTTGAAGAAGTTACCTCTGCTCATGACGGGAGGACACTGTCCCCTGGCATCCTAGGCAGACTGTGTCTGAAGGAGTTGGTGGAAGAACAGGGCCGCACAGCTGGCTATGACTCCAACCTGGCCAACTGTCTGG TGACTGAGGATCTCCTGTCTGtgctagctgagctgcaggaggCTCTATGGCATTGGCCAGAGGACAGCCACCCAGGCCTG GCTGGGTCCCCAGATACTGGTACAGACAGCTGCCTGGTTGTACATGTTGTTAGCTGTGAGGAGGAGTTCCAGCAACAGAAGTTGGACCTGCTTTGGCAGAAGTTGGTTGACAAGGCTCCACTCAGACAG AAGCACCTGATCTGTGGCCCTGTGAAAGTAGCTGGTGCACCTGGCCCTCTGATGACTGCCCCTGAGTACTACAA GTTCCGGCATGCCCAGGTGTGCAAGGCCTCAGCACTGAAGCATGGTGGGGATCTGGCCCAAG ATCCAGCCTGGACAGAGATCTTTGGTGTTCTCTCTGTGGCCACCATCAAGTTTGAGATGCTGAGCACAGCCCCACAGAGTCAG CTCTTCCTGGCTCTGGCTGACAAGAACATCTCCACAAAGGGCACAAAGAGTGGCACCTTTGTCATGTATAATTGTGCCCGTCTTGCCACACTCTTTGAGAGTTACAAGTGTAGTATGGAACAAGGTCTGTACCCCACTTTTCCTCCTGTGAGCAGTCTGGACTTCTCACTACTACATGATGAGGTGA TGGTTGTTGCTCTTCAACAATATCCTCCCCTTTCCGGATCTGCTGAGCCAGACAGCAATGCTGGACTGCACAGCCCCAGGGCTCCACATCACTGCACGCACAGAGATG ATGTGCAAGTTCCTGGTACAGCTCAGCATGGATTTCAGCTCCTACTACAACCGAGTACACATCCTAGGG GAGCCTCGACCACACCGCTTTGGTCAGATGTTCGTCCGCCTGCAGCTTCTGAGGGCTGTGCGTGA
- the DALRD3 gene encoding DALR anticodon-binding domain-containing protein 3 isoform X6 translates to MLTFLQQLRVDWPAASERASSHTLRSHALEEVTSAHDGRTLSPGILGRLCLKELVEEQGRTAGYDSNLANCLVTEDLLSVLAELQEALWHWPEDSHPGLAGSPDTGTDSCLVVHVVSCEEEFQQQKLDLLWQKLVDKAPLRQKHLICGPVKVAGAPGPLMTAPEYYKFRHAQVCKASALKHGGDLAQDPAWTEIFGVLSVATIKFEMLSTAPQSQLFLALADKNISTKGTKSGTFVMYNCARLATLFESYKCSMEQGLYPTFPPVSSLDFSLLHDEGEWLLLFNNILPFPDLLSQTAMLDCTAPGLHITARTEMMCKFLVQLSMDFSSYYNRVHILGEPRPHRFGQMFVRLQLLRAVREVLHTGLAMLGLPPLSHI, encoded by the exons ATGCTGACCTTCCTGCAGCAACTGCGGGTGGACTGGCCCGCTGCCTCGGAGAGAGCTTCCTCCCACACCCTGAGGAGCCACGCCCTTGAAGAAGTTACCTCTGCTCATGACGGGAGGACACTGTCCCCTGGCATCCTAGGCAGACTGTGTCTGAAGGAGTTGGTGGAAGAACAGGGCCGCACAGCTGGCTATGACTCCAACCTGGCCAACTGTCTGG TGACTGAGGATCTCCTGTCTGtgctagctgagctgcaggaggCTCTATGGCATTGGCCAGAGGACAGCCACCCAGGCCTG GCTGGGTCCCCAGATACTGGTACAGACAGCTGCCTGGTTGTACATGTTGTTAGCTGTGAGGAGGAGTTCCAGCAACAGAAGTTGGACCTGCTTTGGCAGAAGTTGGTTGACAAGGCTCCACTCAGACAG AAGCACCTGATCTGTGGCCCTGTGAAAGTAGCTGGTGCACCTGGCCCTCTGATGACTGCCCCTGAGTACTACAA GTTCCGGCATGCCCAGGTGTGCAAGGCCTCAGCACTGAAGCATGGTGGGGATCTGGCCCAAG ATCCAGCCTGGACAGAGATCTTTGGTGTTCTCTCTGTGGCCACCATCAAGTTTGAGATGCTGAGCACAGCCCCACAGAGTCAG CTCTTCCTGGCTCTGGCTGACAAGAACATCTCCACAAAGGGCACAAAGAGTGGCACCTTTGTCATGTATAATTGTGCCCGTCTTGCCACACTCTTTGAGAGTTACAAGTGTAGTATGGAACAAGGTCTGTACCCCACTTTTCCTCCTGTGAGCAGTCTGGACTTCTCACTACTACATGATGAG GGTGAGTGGTTGTTGCTCTTCAACAATATCCTCCCCTTTCCGGATCTGCTGAGCCAGACAGCAATGCTGGACTGCACAGCCCCAGGGCTCCACATCACTGCACGCACAGAGATG ATGTGCAAGTTCCTGGTACAGCTCAGCATGGATTTCAGCTCCTACTACAACCGAGTACACATCCTAGGG GAGCCTCGACCACACCGCTTTGGTCAGATGTTCGTCCGCCTGCAGCTTCTGAGGGCTGTGCGTGAGGTGCTCCATACTGGCCTGGCTATGCTGGGTCTCCCTCCACTGAGCCACATCTGA